Part of the Candidatus Eisenbacteria bacterium genome, CCGAACACGTCGGCGATCAACATGTCGAAGAACCGCCGCGTCGAGTTCGTGGTGCTGAACAAGGACGTGCTCAAGAAGGAGCAGGAACGGCGCAAGCTGCTTCAGAAGTAGACATCGCCGTCGCGGGGGCTAAGACCCCCGCATCGCCGCGACCGCTACGTCGATCGCGGCGCAATGCACGGGCCGGGGGCGAGAGCCTCCGGCCCGTCGTGTTGCACGCGGGGGCCGTCGACGCACCGCGTTGCCGCCTGCGTCGCCCACCCCTACACTCGCGCGGCTCCCGCGCCATGGACCCCAGCCTTGTGAGGAACGCATGTCCCCGATGACGGCAGCACGCGAACAGTTCACCGGCACCGACCTCGATGAAATGATCGCGGTGCGCCGCGATCTGCACGCGCATCCGGAGACTGCGTTCGAAGAAGTCCGCACCTCGGGGATCGTCGCCGAACGCCTGCGATCCCTCGGACTCGAGGCCCGCACCGGGATCGGACGCACCGGAGTGATGGCGACCGTGAAGGGTGGGCGCCCCGGCAAGACGGTGCTGCTGCGCGCCGACATGGATGCGCTGCCGATTCACGAAGAGAATGCGGTTCCGTACCGTTCGCAGGTCCACGGCAAGATGCATGCGTGCGGCCACGACTGCCATACCTCGATCCTGCTCGCGATCTCGAAGAAGCTGGTCGCCGACCAGGCCTCCCTCTCCGGCACGGTGAGCCTGTGCTTCCAGCCCGCCGAGGAACAGGGCGGCGGCGCCGACGCGATGATCGCGGACGGTGCGATCGAGCAACCGCGCCCCGACGCCGCGTTCGGGCTTCACGTCTGGCAGGATCTCGACCTCGGCAAGATCGGCGTCACGACCGGCGCGTTCATGGCGGCGGTCGACGAGTTCACGGTCACCGTGAAAGGCGTCGGTGGCCACGCCGCGATGCCGCACGCCTCGGTCGATCCGGTGTTGTGCCTGGCGCACATCGTGACCGCGCTGCAGAGCATCGCGAGCCGCAGCGTGGATCCGCTGCTCGAGGTCGTGGTGAGCGTGACGCAGTTTCACGCCGGCGCC contains:
- a CDS encoding amidohydrolase is translated as MTAAREQFTGTDLDEMIAVRRDLHAHPETAFEEVRTSGIVAERLRSLGLEARTGIGRTGVMATVKGGRPGKTVLLRADMDALPIHEENAVPYRSQVHGKMHACGHDCHTSILLAISKKLVADQASLSGTVSLCFQPAEEQGGGADAMIADGAIEQPRPDAAFGLHVWQDLDLGKIGVTTGAFMAAVDEFTVTVKGVGGHAAMPHASVDPVLCLAHIVTALQSIASRSVDPLLEVVVSVTQFHAGAAFNVIPETAMINGTVRTFDEGVWALVPGRFEAIVQGVASAFGCTAETRFERFHKVTRNDPAMATIAREVAIEMVGAENVVTDLRTMGGEDFSAFLQRVPGCFIAVGSRNERRGLVYGHHHPRFDVDEASMKFGAEILLRTAQRFLAS